A genomic stretch from uncultured Cohaesibacter sp. includes:
- a CDS encoding low molecular weight protein-tyrosine-phosphatase produces the protein MIPAHPTSVLFVCLGNICRSPLAEGVFRQKIEEAGLGDRFLLDSAGVGAWHVGHQPDGRTIKVARLHGTDISDLRARQIAVEDFYAFDLILAMDRDNLRDIRAMQPRDGTAEVALYLEYCGLGQMKRSYEVPDPYYGGADAFEDVYHMIDQASDILLQKFR, from the coding sequence ATGATTCCTGCGCATCCCACCTCGGTTCTTTTCGTCTGTCTTGGCAACATTTGCCGTTCACCTCTTGCAGAAGGGGTTTTCAGGCAGAAGATTGAAGAGGCAGGTCTTGGTGATCGCTTTCTGCTCGATAGTGCCGGGGTGGGGGCCTGGCATGTGGGGCATCAGCCCGATGGCCGTACGATCAAAGTGGCCAGACTGCATGGTACAGATATCTCGGACCTGCGTGCCCGACAGATTGCTGTCGAAGACTTTTATGCATTTGATCTCATTCTGGCGATGGATCGGGATAATCTGCGCGATATCCGGGCGATGCAGCCGCGGGATGGCACTGCAGAGGTTGCGTTATATCTGGAATATTGCGGGCTGGGGCAGATGAAGCGGTCTTACGAGGTGCCTGATCCCTATTATGGGGGCGCGGATGCCTTTGAGGATGTTTATCATATGATCGATCAGGCCAGCGACATTTTATTACAAAAGTTTCGTTGA
- a CDS encoding PAS-domain containing protein translates to MPYFIKNKNIENNLISFLMESVEQGISVTDEDLNVVFMNRAACRMLDIPISLLQQDNSVYNLIRYMAERGDYGSGDIDEIINRRIELLRKETVHDIDHETQDGRVICLQGKLATDGIFVSIFSDVTEQRAYEAKLESIQYELELKLENSLREVRYNRDLLVNAINAIDDGIILFDEDDRLVLANTRMQDLYPSLRRHLIQQSHIKKIEGFDLPEPDETNEDDLLKGRHRNEVKLHDDHWYRIEQSATVNGGKIAIFSDISTYKDQTSKLQQHTNKLVKLLQKEISLSETQREFVSMASHEFKTPLAIIDSNAQRIERKASNMPTERLLTRINNIRDSVQRMQYLINRFMDFSSEEISGLKMAAKKQNFRSTVERLCANHLEMGETANIMWDLQELPEYASFDQNLLDQCVSNILSNAIKYSDPGTPINVIGRRGDRHITIDICDEGIGIPEDEIPKIFNKYYRASNSSGIAGTGIGLNFTQMALKEQGGRIEVKSKLGEGSCFTIFLPASIADDDEAKQEPGASLPEASLNNPDELAS, encoded by the coding sequence ATGCCTTACTTCATAAAAAACAAGAACATCGAGAATAATCTGATTTCATTCTTGATGGAATCCGTAGAACAGGGAATTTCGGTTACAGACGAAGATCTCAATGTGGTTTTTATGAATCGGGCAGCTTGCAGGATGCTGGATATTCCTATCAGCCTCTTGCAACAAGACAATTCCGTTTACAACCTTATTCGTTACATGGCGGAACGGGGCGATTATGGTTCCGGCGATATTGATGAAATCATCAACCGCCGCATCGAGCTGCTGCGCAAAGAAACCGTTCACGATATCGATCATGAAACACAGGATGGCCGCGTCATTTGCCTGCAGGGCAAATTAGCCACCGACGGCATCTTCGTATCGATTTTCAGCGATGTAACCGAGCAGCGCGCCTATGAGGCAAAGCTGGAATCCATCCAGTATGAACTGGAGCTCAAGCTGGAGAACAGCCTGCGCGAGGTCCGCTATAATCGGGATCTGCTGGTCAACGCGATCAATGCCATAGATGACGGCATCATCCTGTTTGACGAAGACGACCGGCTGGTTCTGGCCAACACCCGGATGCAGGATCTTTACCCAAGTCTCAGACGACATCTGATCCAGCAGTCCCACATCAAGAAGATCGAAGGGTTCGACCTACCTGAGCCAGACGAGACAAACGAGGATGACTTGCTCAAAGGGCGCCATCGCAACGAAGTCAAACTGCATGATGATCACTGGTACCGGATCGAGCAATCGGCGACTGTCAATGGAGGCAAGATCGCCATCTTCTCGGATATTTCCACCTATAAGGACCAGACCAGCAAACTGCAGCAGCACACCAACAAGCTTGTCAAACTCCTCCAAAAGGAAATCTCCCTTTCGGAGACGCAGCGCGAATTCGTCTCCATGGCCTCCCATGAATTCAAGACGCCACTCGCCATCATCGACAGCAACGCCCAGCGCATTGAGCGTAAGGCTAGCAACATGCCCACCGAGCGGCTGCTAACACGCATCAACAACATCCGCGATTCCGTACAAAGGATGCAGTATCTGATCAACCGTTTCATGGATTTCTCCAGCGAGGAAATCTCGGGGCTCAAAATGGCTGCCAAGAAGCAGAATTTCCGCAGCACAGTGGAGCGCCTGTGCGCGAACCATCTGGAAATGGGAGAAACCGCCAATATCATGTGGGATTTGCAAGAGCTGCCCGAATATGCAAGCTTTGACCAGAACCTGCTGGATCAGTGCGTAAGCAACATCCTATCCAATGCCATCAAATATTCTGACCCGGGTACTCCAATCAATGTCATCGGACGACGCGGAGACAGGCATATCACGATTGATATTTGCGACGAGGGCATCGGCATTCCCGAAGATGAAATACCCAAGATCTTCAACAAATACTACCGGGCCTCCAACTCCAGCGGCATTGCGGGAACAGGGATCGGCCTCAATTTCACTCAAATGGCACTGAAGGAACAAGGCGGCAGAATTGAAGTAAAAAGCAAACTTGGAGAAGGCTCCTGCTTTACAATCTTCCTGCCGGCATCCATTGCGGATGACGACGAGGCAAAGCAAGAGCCCGGAGCAAGTCTCCCCGAGGCTTCCCTGAACAATCCTGACGAACTGGCATCCTGA
- a CDS encoding response regulator, translating to MPEKILCIEDEALLLEDIVEELQDAGYKTLKASNGKEAIEILKVETVDLILCDIMMPLIDGPTTLKLIRERLPQHNEVPFIFLTAKSTREDILVGKKMGVDDYLTKPIDYDLLLATIKARLEQVYRIKETNEAKLKRIYNALRENRSSEPLSIALVAKSHKFVLPIEQALQDLGCLVEFVHEEHLYARKDAVETNDLVFLLYSKIVHFYLNDLINTRATHGRGKMVLLCKDNVERNLKEALLDLGIGKTIDYPYPPVAIFKIILEATQNKG from the coding sequence ATGCCGGAAAAAATTCTTTGCATTGAAGACGAAGCCCTGTTGCTGGAAGATATCGTCGAGGAACTGCAGGATGCTGGCTACAAGACCCTGAAAGCCTCCAACGGCAAGGAAGCCATTGAGATCCTGAAAGTGGAAACCGTTGATCTCATCCTGTGTGACATCATGATGCCGCTCATTGACGGACCGACCACCCTGAAACTCATCCGTGAGCGCTTGCCTCAGCATAATGAAGTGCCCTTCATCTTCCTGACGGCCAAATCGACGCGAGAAGACATTCTGGTGGGCAAGAAAATGGGCGTGGATGATTATCTCACCAAACCCATTGACTATGATCTGCTGCTGGCCACCATCAAGGCGCGCCTCGAACAGGTCTATCGCATCAAGGAAACCAACGAAGCCAAACTCAAGCGCATTTACAATGCCTTGCGCGAGAACCGCTCCTCCGAACCGCTTTCCATTGCTCTGGTGGCAAAATCCCACAAATTTGTTCTGCCAATCGAGCAGGCGCTGCAGGATCTGGGATGTCTGGTGGAATTTGTGCATGAAGAGCATTTATACGCACGCAAGGATGCGGTCGAGACGAATGATCTGGTCTTTCTGCTCTATAGCAAGATCGTGCATTTCTATCTGAACGATCTCATCAACACCCGCGCCACCCATGGCCGCGGCAAGATGGTGCTGCTCTGCAAGGATAATGTCGAACGGAACCTCAAGGAAGCGCTGCTGGATCTGGGCATCGGCAAGACCATCGACTATCCCTATCCGCCGGTCGCCATCTTCAAGATCATTCTCGAAGCCACACAGAACAAAGGCTAA
- a CDS encoding alpha-E domain-containing protein, producing MSLLLSRYAEALFWFARYIERSASLARILNVQAGFWQDHSSQENWASILSLYAEKDRFIEQNGQITAQKVAKFYITDRDNPGSILSCLWAARENARLLRPLISVSMWSYINVSYNQMKSLSDRDLDASRLSRTCESIARTCDAIMGVTEGTYYRDAGWRFYQLGLWIERADQTSRLLDVKVAQVASYNGLDQTETVADMEFWKLLLHSFEAYHAFQRAKPGKLDPRKVANFLMFNQSFPKSLTHCIGEIQDMLNDLYMGYQLRRAAQCYEEVEMLFYELEAAAKDPHLHLRFHGFNDKVQNRLMEITNQLGISFFGHADWSKEAEECESQSQSQTQSQTMA from the coding sequence ATGAGCCTGCTACTCAGTCGTTATGCCGAAGCCCTGTTCTGGTTTGCCCGCTATATCGAACGCTCTGCCAGTCTGGCGCGTATTCTCAATGTGCAGGCTGGCTTCTGGCAGGATCACTCCAGTCAGGAAAACTGGGCATCCATTCTTTCCCTCTATGCCGAAAAGGACCGCTTTATCGAGCAAAACGGCCAGATCACCGCCCAGAAGGTGGCCAAATTCTATATCACGGATCGCGACAATCCCGGCTCGATCCTCTCCTGCCTTTGGGCTGCGCGAGAAAATGCCCGCCTGTTGCGTCCGCTGATCTCCGTTTCCATGTGGTCCTATATCAACGTCTCCTACAATCAGATGAAGAGTCTGAGCGATCGGGATCTGGATGCCTCACGCCTGTCGCGCACCTGCGAATCCATCGCCCGCACCTGTGATGCGATCATGGGAGTCACCGAGGGCACCTACTATCGCGATGCCGGATGGCGGTTCTATCAGCTTGGCCTCTGGATCGAGCGCGCAGACCAGACCAGCCGCTTGCTCGACGTCAAGGTCGCTCAGGTTGCCAGCTATAACGGTCTTGACCAGACAGAGACCGTGGCCGACATGGAATTCTGGAAATTGCTGCTGCACTCCTTCGAGGCCTACCATGCCTTCCAGCGCGCAAAACCGGGAAAGCTAGACCCCAGAAAAGTCGCCAATTTTTTGATGTTCAACCAGAGCTTCCCCAAGTCGCTGACCCATTGCATCGGCGAAATACAGGATATGCTCAACGATCTTTATATGGGCTATCAGCTGCGCCGCGCCGCCCAATGCTATGAAGAAGTCGAAATGCTGTTTTACGAACTGGAAGCAGCGGCAAAGGATCCACACTTGCACCTGCGGTTTCATGGCTTCAACGACAAGGTCCAGAATCGACTGATGGAGATTACCAACCAGCTGGGCATATCCTTCTTCGGGCATGCAGATTGGTCAAAAGAAGCAGAGGAATGCGAAAGCCAGTCTCAGTCCCAAACCCAGTCTCAGACAATGGCCTGA
- the thpR gene encoding RNA 2',3'-cyclic phosphodiesterase yields the protein MMPRLFAGLEIPPDITTLLSLQKGGLYGARWVDEANYHITLRFMGDVDYTLANEIVLQMSQIQCPEFDLSLRGFGSFGAKKPHSVFAAVQNNEDLLLLHHELERRMRKLGLKSDKHEYTPHVTLARLKKSAEPIDVANYLTLRGGFRTDQFRVPRFILYSSRDSTGGGPYVIEESFDLL from the coding sequence ATGATGCCACGCTTATTTGCCGGTCTGGAAATCCCCCCCGACATCACGACTTTATTGTCCCTGCAAAAGGGCGGCCTTTATGGTGCGCGCTGGGTGGACGAAGCCAACTACCACATCACACTGCGCTTCATGGGTGATGTCGATTACACTCTGGCCAATGAAATTGTGCTCCAGATGTCCCAGATCCAGTGCCCCGAATTTGACCTCTCATTGCGGGGCTTTGGATCTTTTGGAGCCAAGAAGCCCCATTCGGTCTTTGCTGCCGTGCAGAATAATGAAGATCTTCTGCTTCTGCATCATGAGCTGGAGCGACGCATGCGCAAGCTTGGCCTTAAATCCGACAAGCATGAATACACACCGCATGTGACATTGGCCCGCCTGAAGAAATCAGCCGAGCCGATTGATGTCGCCAACTATCTTACATTGCGCGGAGGCTTTCGAACCGACCAGTTCAGAGTACCACGCTTCATACTCTATTCTTCCCGCGACAGCACAGGCGGAGGCCCCTATGTCATCGAAGAAAGCTTCGATCTGTTATAG
- a CDS encoding circularly permuted type 2 ATP-grasp protein: MSDRSPQLKDIWHRFDEADFENLKARAKDADLELFNLGVTFTVYSDKDVIDRVLPFDIIPRVLTASEWDTIDRGVIQRVAAINAFLHDIYNERHILNDGIVPADLVLGNANYRDVMVGFTPANNVYTHISGTDIIRDDNGDFLVLEDNVRSPSGVSYVVENRHLMERSFPDLLADLKLRKVSDYGTNLFAKLSETAPEGCLDKDDPQVVVMSPGMFNSAYFEHIFLAREMGVPVVEGNDLFCDDDKVYMKTIGGPRRVDVIYRRIDDEFLDPDAFRPDSMLGVKGLVSAMLKGNVTIANALGTGVADDKAVYAYMPRIIKYYLDEDPILANVKTRICREQDALQYTLDHLDELVIKPVGESGGYGITIGPMASKEELDKAREALLAKPSNFIAQPMISLSVCPTLGETDLVARHVDLRPFAITGKGTWVLPGGLTRVALKEGSLIVNSSQGGGTKDTWVLAETPSNPTDGGIS; this comes from the coding sequence ATGTCGGATCGCAGTCCACAATTGAAGGACATCTGGCACAGGTTCGATGAAGCAGACTTTGAAAATTTGAAGGCACGCGCCAAGGACGCAGATCTTGAGCTTTTCAATCTCGGCGTCACATTCACGGTCTACAGCGACAAGGACGTTATCGATCGCGTACTGCCTTTCGATATCATCCCCCGGGTGCTGACTGCCAGCGAATGGGACACCATTGATCGGGGCGTCATTCAACGCGTCGCAGCCATCAATGCCTTCCTGCACGATATTTATAACGAACGCCATATTCTCAATGACGGCATAGTGCCCGCTGATCTGGTGTTGGGCAACGCCAATTATCGCGATGTGATGGTCGGATTCACGCCTGCCAACAATGTCTATACCCATATTTCAGGCACGGACATCATCCGCGACGACAATGGCGATTTCCTTGTGCTCGAAGACAATGTGCGCTCCCCTTCAGGCGTCTCCTATGTGGTGGAAAACAGGCATCTGATGGAGCGCTCCTTCCCTGATCTGCTGGCCGATCTCAAGTTGCGCAAGGTATCCGATTACGGCACCAATCTATTTGCAAAGCTGAGCGAAACCGCACCGGAAGGATGCCTAGACAAAGACGATCCGCAGGTGGTGGTAATGTCGCCGGGCATGTTCAACTCGGCCTATTTCGAGCATATTTTCCTTGCCCGCGAAATGGGCGTTCCCGTGGTGGAAGGCAACGACCTCTTCTGCGATGACGACAAGGTCTATATGAAAACCATCGGCGGCCCACGCCGGGTGGATGTCATTTATCGCCGCATCGATGATGAATTCCTTGATCCTGATGCCTTCAGGCCCGATTCCATGCTTGGCGTCAAAGGCCTTGTCAGTGCCATGCTGAAAGGCAATGTGACCATTGCCAACGCATTGGGTACGGGCGTTGCCGACGACAAGGCGGTCTATGCCTATATGCCACGCATCATCAAATATTATCTTGATGAAGACCCCATTCTTGCCAACGTGAAGACCCGCATCTGCCGCGAGCAGGACGCATTGCAATATACCCTTGATCATCTGGATGAACTGGTAATCAAGCCGGTTGGCGAATCCGGCGGCTATGGCATCACCATTGGTCCCATGGCCAGCAAGGAAGAACTGGACAAGGCACGCGAGGCCCTGTTGGCCAAGCCGAGCAACTTCATCGCCCAGCCCATGATTTCCCTGTCCGTCTGCCCGACCCTGGGTGAAACGGATCTGGTCGCACGTCATGTGGATTTGCGCCCCTTCGCCATAACAGGAAAAGGCACCTGGGTTCTGCCCGGAGGGCTCACCCGTGTAGCCCTCAAGGAAGGCTCCCTCATCGTCAATTCCTCGCAAGGTGGCGGCACAAAAGATACATGGGTTCTCGCCGAAACCCCATCCAATCCAACTGACGGAGGCATCTCATGA
- a CDS encoding transglutaminase family protein, translated as MSIHAALTHKTKYIYDRPTGMGPQIIRLRPAPHTRNQILSYSLTIEPADHWINWQQDPFGNYMARIIFPEKINAFSVTVDLVTDMSVINPFDFFIEESAEHYPFPYAEGEKKDLTPYLELGEKTPLLAALLSEIEPIHKGKEIKTIDLLVQINQLVESKIDYLIRMEPGVQSPEETLTKGSGSCRDSSWLLVHVMRHLGLAARFTSGYLIQLKPDVKPLEGPEGTDHDFTDLHAWTEVYIPGAGWIGLDPTSGLLTGESHIPLAATPHPISAAPITGAHDKAEVEFEFEMDVQRIFERPRVTKPYSDEQWKAINKMGDMVDRRLDEGDVRLTMGGEPTFVSIDDYEGDEWNTAAVGPTKRYYAENLIRRLRDRFAPGGLLHFGQGKWYPGEQLPRWAFALYWRADEEPLWEDPALIDQETPQEPADAKIAERFIYKLVEKLKIAPECVLPAYEDPAHFSLVEQKLPVDIDPSDNKIEDPAERARIIKIFEQGLSTPAGFVLPVQAWNSEAYGRSWMSEVWKFRRDKLFLIPGDSPVGFRLPLGSLTHIPETQFPHVIPMDPHAAHAALPAREALLRDRRQPFTPREKLTKTDPAKLLDAPEPQWHETNHPTFIPMNEVSGHVRTALSVEPRDGHLCIFMPPLHNAEDYAAMVAAIENAAREIGQPVHIEGYEPPFDPRINAIKVTPDPGVIEVNIQPAANWKEASKITQILYEEARLARLGTEKFMLDGRHTGTGGGNHIVLGGITPSDSPFLRRPDLVASLVTYWQNHPSLSYLFSGTFIGPTSQAPRVDEGRHDNLYELEIALKQVPFPGDGFIPNWQVDRLFRNLLIDVTGNTHRAEICIDKLFSPDGPTGRLGLIEFRSFEMPPHDRMSLAQQLLLRAIIVRLWEKPYRNKLIRWGTQLHDRFMLPHYVREDFRDILKDLSLHGLELDEGWFAPHFEFRFPRYGEVNYEGVQIELRQALEPWNVLGEEGAIGGTARYVDSSLERVQVKVRGINPDRHILAVNKVAIPLQPTGRQDEAVAGIRYRAWQPPSCLHPMIGVHTPLTFDLMDSWNRRSLGGYRYHVAHPGGRGYDTFPVNAYEAESRRLSRFEMMGHTPGYAQPIKLEESAEFPYTLDLRLASIR; from the coding sequence ATGTCCATTCATGCAGCTCTGACACATAAGACAAAATATATTTATGATCGCCCGACAGGCATGGGCCCGCAAATCATCCGTCTGCGCCCCGCTCCACACACGCGCAACCAGATCCTGTCCTATTCGCTAACCATCGAACCGGCGGACCATTGGATCAATTGGCAGCAGGATCCGTTCGGCAACTATATGGCGCGAATTATCTTCCCCGAGAAGATCAATGCCTTTTCCGTGACCGTAGACCTTGTAACGGACATGTCGGTGATCAACCCGTTTGACTTTTTCATCGAAGAAAGCGCCGAGCATTATCCCTTCCCCTATGCCGAAGGAGAAAAGAAGGATCTTACCCCCTATCTGGAACTGGGTGAAAAGACACCGCTTCTTGCTGCTTTGCTCAGTGAGATCGAGCCGATCCATAAGGGCAAGGAAATCAAGACCATCGATTTGCTGGTCCAGATCAACCAGCTGGTCGAAAGCAAGATCGACTATCTGATCCGTATGGAGCCCGGCGTGCAGTCTCCCGAGGAGACTCTGACCAAAGGCTCTGGCTCCTGCCGCGACAGCTCGTGGCTGCTGGTCCATGTCATGCGCCATTTGGGGCTCGCAGCCCGCTTCACCTCCGGCTATCTCATTCAGCTCAAGCCCGACGTCAAACCGCTGGAAGGGCCGGAAGGCACCGATCATGATTTCACCGACCTGCACGCATGGACCGAGGTCTATATTCCCGGTGCAGGCTGGATTGGCCTGGACCCGACATCCGGACTTCTGACCGGCGAAAGTCACATCCCGCTGGCTGCCACCCCGCATCCCATTTCCGCCGCCCCCATTACCGGCGCGCACGACAAGGCGGAAGTGGAATTCGAATTTGAAATGGACGTGCAACGCATTTTCGAGCGCCCGCGCGTTACCAAGCCCTATAGCGACGAACAATGGAAAGCCATCAACAAGATGGGCGACATGGTGGATCGGCGCCTTGACGAAGGCGATGTCCGCCTGACCATGGGCGGCGAGCCGACCTTCGTATCCATTGATGATTATGAAGGCGATGAATGGAATACCGCCGCTGTTGGCCCGACCAAGCGCTATTATGCAGAAAATCTCATCCGTCGCCTGCGTGACCGCTTCGCGCCGGGAGGCCTTCTGCATTTCGGACAGGGCAAATGGTATCCCGGCGAACAGCTTCCCCGCTGGGCCTTTGCGCTCTATTGGCGCGCCGATGAAGAACCCTTGTGGGAAGACCCCGCCCTGATCGATCAGGAAACCCCGCAGGAGCCAGCCGATGCAAAAATCGCCGAGCGTTTCATCTACAAGCTCGTCGAAAAGCTTAAGATAGCCCCCGAATGCGTGTTGCCAGCCTATGAAGATCCGGCGCATTTCTCTCTGGTTGAACAGAAACTTCCGGTCGATATCGACCCTTCCGACAACAAGATCGAAGATCCGGCCGAGCGGGCCCGCATCATCAAGATATTCGAGCAGGGCCTTTCCACTCCCGCAGGCTTTGTTCTGCCGGTTCAGGCTTGGAACAGCGAAGCCTATGGCCGGTCATGGATGTCCGAGGTTTGGAAATTCCGCCGCGACAAATTGTTCCTCATTCCCGGTGATAGCCCGGTCGGCTTCCGTCTGCCGCTCGGCTCTCTTACCCATATTCCGGAAACCCAGTTTCCGCATGTGATCCCCATGGACCCCCATGCGGCGCACGCGGCGCTGCCTGCGCGAGAGGCTCTGTTGCGGGATCGGCGACAACCCTTCACCCCGCGTGAAAAGCTGACAAAGACCGATCCGGCCAAACTGCTTGATGCCCCCGAGCCCCAATGGCACGAGACAAACCACCCGACCTTCATACCCATGAATGAAGTCTCTGGCCATGTGCGCACCGCACTGTCGGTTGAACCGCGCGACGGGCATCTCTGCATCTTCATGCCGCCACTCCACAATGCTGAAGACTATGCCGCCATGGTCGCGGCCATTGAAAACGCGGCCAGAGAGATCGGCCAGCCGGTGCATATCGAAGGCTATGAACCACCCTTCGACCCACGCATCAACGCCATCAAGGTGACGCCGGACCCGGGGGTCATCGAGGTCAATATCCAGCCGGCAGCCAACTGGAAGGAAGCCAGCAAGATCACCCAGATTCTCTATGAAGAGGCACGTCTGGCGCGCCTCGGCACGGAGAAATTCATGCTCGACGGGCGCCATACGGGCACCGGTGGCGGCAACCATATTGTGCTGGGAGGCATCACCCCATCGGACAGCCCATTCCTGAGGCGCCCCGATCTGGTGGCCAGTCTTGTGACCTATTGGCAGAACCACCCCAGCCTGTCCTACCTCTTCTCGGGCACCTTTATCGGCCCGACCTCGCAGGCGCCCCGTGTGGATGAAGGGCGCCATGACAATCTTTACGAACTGGAAATCGCTCTCAAACAGGTGCCCTTCCCGGGAGACGGCTTCATTCCCAACTGGCAGGTGGACCGCCTGTTCCGCAACTTGCTCATCGATGTGACCGGCAACACGCATCGGGCGGAAATCTGCATAGACAAGCTCTTCTCCCCCGATGGCCCGACAGGGCGCCTCGGGCTTATCGAATTCCGCTCGTTCGAAATGCCGCCTCATGATCGCATGTCTCTGGCCCAGCAACTGTTGCTGCGTGCCATCATCGTGCGCCTTTGGGAAAAGCCTTATCGCAACAAGCTGATCCGCTGGGGAACACAGTTGCATGATCGCTTCATGCTGCCTCACTATGTGCGCGAAGACTTCAGGGACATCCTGAAAGATCTCTCCCTGCACGGACTTGAGCTGGATGAGGGCTGGTTTGCGCCCCATTTCGAGTTCCGCTTCCCCCGCTATGGCGAAGTCAATTATGAGGGCGTGCAAATCGAGTTGCGGCAAGCACTGGAACCATGGAATGTTTTGGGTGAGGAAGGAGCCATCGGCGGCACTGCCCGTTATGTAGACAGCTCCCTCGAGCGGGTTCAGGTCAAGGTGAGGGGCATCAACCCGGATCGCCACATTCTTGCGGTCAACAAGGTCGCGATTCCGCTCCAGCCTACAGGCAGGCAGGACGAAGCCGTCGCCGGCATCCGCTATCGCGCCTGGCAGCCACCATCCTGCCTGCATCCGATGATTGGCGTGCATACTCCGCTGACCTTCGACCTCATGGACAGCTGGAACCGGCGCTCTCTGGGAGGCTATCGCTATCATGTTGCCCATCCGGGCGGACGCGGCTATGACACCTTCCCGGTCAACGCCTATGAAGCGGAAAGCCGTCGCCTCTCCCGCTTCGAAATGATGGGCCACACACCCGGTTATGCCCAACCGATCAAACTGGAAGAAAGCGCAGAATTCCCCTATACGCTGGACCTGCGCCTCGCATCCATCCGCTAG
- the gtfA gene encoding sucrose phosphorylase produces MKNKVQLITYVDRLTDGTFADLKTMIDGPLKGLFGTVHALPFFDPYDGADAGFDPKDHTNVDPRLGTWDDVRNLSKSVDMMADLIVNHVSADGDAFQDFLAHGEASDYADMFLTYSSVFPDGATEKDLTSIYRPRPGLPFNQMTLKDGTNRLIWTTFTPKQIDINVRSEKGDAYLDSILTRFAEAGISCIRLDAAGYAIKKPGTSCFMIPETYDFLAELTQKAKARGMEVLVEIHSYYQDQIEISKKVDCVYDFALPPLIMHALFTGDATPLTRWLEVSPRNALTVLDTHDGIGVIDVGAHSDGRPGLLEPDAIHNLVETMHERSNGTSRKATGAKASNLDLYQVNTTYFDAIGRRETDYLIARAVQFFAPGIPQIYYVGLLGGENDMELLAKTDVGRDINRHYYKDGEVTKALNTPMVSALAKLIRFRNDHPAFNGAFSILQPSRTCLEMSWKAEGQWAKLSVDFAQMEATISHTTQDGTESFPIKP; encoded by the coding sequence ATGAAAAACAAAGTCCAGCTTATCACCTATGTAGACCGGCTCACCGATGGCACATTTGCTGATCTCAAGACCATGATCGATGGCCCCCTCAAGGGCCTGTTCGGCACGGTCCACGCGCTGCCCTTTTTCGATCCGTACGATGGCGCGGACGCGGGCTTTGACCCCAAGGATCACACCAATGTCGACCCGCGCCTTGGTACATGGGACGATGTCCGCAACCTGAGCAAATCGGTGGACATGATGGCAGACCTGATCGTCAACCATGTCTCGGCTGATGGCGACGCCTTTCAGGATTTTCTTGCGCATGGAGAAGCCTCCGACTATGCGGACATGTTCCTGACATATTCATCTGTTTTTCCCGATGGCGCCACCGAGAAGGACCTGACATCCATCTATCGTCCACGCCCCGGCTTGCCATTTAACCAGATGACCCTGAAGGACGGAACCAACCGCCTGATCTGGACAACCTTCACGCCCAAGCAGATCGATATCAATGTGCGCAGCGAGAAGGGGGATGCCTATCTGGACAGCATCCTGACGCGCTTTGCCGAGGCGGGCATAAGCTGCATTCGTCTGGACGCCGCCGGCTATGCAATCAAGAAGCCGGGCACAAGCTGCTTCATGATTCCGGAAACCTACGACTTCCTCGCTGAGCTGACACAGAAGGCCAAGGCACGCGGCATGGAAGTTCTGGTTGAAATCCATAGCTACTATCAGGATCAGATCGAGATCTCGAAAAAGGTCGACTGTGTGTATGATTTCGCCCTGCCACCGCTCATCATGCACGCCCTCTTTACAGGCGACGCCACACCGCTCACCCGCTGGCTTGAGGTCAGCCCGCGCAATGCGCTGACCGTGCTTGATACCCATGACGGCATCGGCGTCATCGATGTAGGTGCCCATTCCGATGGCCGTCCGGGCCTGCTGGAACCAGATGCGATCCACAATCTGGTAGAAACCATGCATGAGCGCTCGAACGGCACCTCCCGCAAGGCAACAGGCGCCAAGGCGTCCAACCTGGATCTCTATCAGGTCAACACCACCTATTTTGACGCGATCGGCCGGAGAGAAACCGACTATCTGATCGCGCGTGCCGTGCAGTTCTTCGCACCGGGCATCCCGCAGATTTATTATGTCGGCCTGTTGGGCGGCGAAAATGACATGGAACTGCTGGCCAAAACCGACGTCGGACGCGATATCAATCGCCACTATTACAAAGATGGCGAAGTGACCAAGGCACTCAACACCCCCATGGTCTCCGCTCTTGCCAAGCTTATTCGCTTCCGGAATGACCATCCAGCCTTCAATGGCGCTTTCTCGATCTTGCAGCCTTCCCGTACCTGTCTTGAGATGAGCTGGAAAGCCGAAGGCCAGTGGGCCAAGCTTTCTGTCGATTTTGCCCAAATGGAAGCGACCATTTCCCATACCACGCAGGATGGCACAGAGAGCTTCCCGATCAAGCCGTAA